The stretch of DNA CAGGAGTGATCGAGGGCGCATGCCGACACGTAGTCAAAGACCGCATGGACATCACCGGGGCCAGATGGAGCGCCCAAGGAGCCGAAGCAGTCCTGAAACTACGAGCCGTGAAAACCAACGGCGACTTCGACACCTACTGGCGCCACCACCTCCAGCGAGAACAGCAACGAAACCACCACTCCCGCTACGCCAATCAACTCATACCAGCCGCCGCATAGTCACTCCAAAAGAGCCGCACCCAAACGATTTCGACACAGCAATCGCCCGACTGACGGGACTCCGGGATGGTGTCGCACGTTACGGGTCTGACTATCAGGTTCGCCTTGGAGAGTGCATCAGGGAGGCGCGACAGGCCCCACCGGCGAGGACAGTGGTTGTCCGCCGACCCCTCGACACAAAACGCCACGGCAGTCTCGAGGACTTCTGTCCGGTTTGCTCTGCGGCTCCAATCACATCGCCTCCCGACATAACTCTCGCGTAGACTGTTGCGGTGGGCCCCTCAGAACCGAGCTCCCCTTCATCCGACTCGGCCGCCGCGCAGAACGCAGCGTCCAATGGGGGTACAGCCGCAGACCCGGGCTCCCAACCGGACACCATGCTTTCGCCGCCGGCAGGCGAGGTTCAGCCTCGGTCGGCGGCCCCGTTCGAGCGATCCCTCGGTGATTTCTCCGTCACGCCGTCGGTGTGGGTGCCCCTGCTCCTCTCGCTGCTGGCGGGAGCGGTATCGGCCGGCCTTGCGCTCGGCCTGCTCGACCTGATCGGGCTGTTCACCCACCTCTTCTATTACGGGACGGTCGGCGTCACGCTCGTGCAACCGACCACCCACCATCTCGGCTGGTTGAGCGTCTTCGTCCCGATCGGTGGAGGTCTCGTCATCGGCGCCGTGGCGTACTGGGGCTCGGAGCGAATCCGCGGGCACGGTATCCCGGAGGCGATGGAGACCATTCTTGTAGGCGGGAGCAAGGTCGAACCCAGGCTCGCGATCCTGAAGCCGCTCTCTAGCGCGGTGAGCATCGGCACCGGCGGCCCGTTCGGCGCCGAGGGGCCGATCATCCTGACCGGCGGCGCCCTCGGGTCAGTCATCGCCCAGTTCTTCCATCTCTCCGCCAGCGAACGACGCACCCTCCTCGTCGCCGGCGCCTGCGGTGGCATGGCAGCCGTGTTCGGCACGCCGGTTGCAGCGACGCTGTTCGGCATCGAGCTGCTCGTGTTCGAGTGGAAGCCGCGCTCGATGGTCCCGATAGCGGTCGCCGTGGCGGTGGCCGAGACGATCCGCGGAGTGTTCTCCGCTCACCATCTTCTTGGCGCGGCACCCCTGTTCCCGGTCCCGCCCCACGGCGCCTTCTCGTCGCTCGACGTCGCAGCCGCGGCGTCAGTAGGGCTCGCGGGCGGACTGCTGGCCTGGGTGCTCACGGTGGCGGTCTACGGTGCCGAGGACGCTTTCAAGAAGCTCCCGATCCACTGGGCTTGGTGGCCCGCGATCGGAGGCCTCGTTATCGGGCTCGGGGGACTCGTCGAGCCGCGGGCGCTGGGCGTCGGGTACGCCAGCATCGACGCGGAGCTCGGCGGCCGCATCGCCCTCGCCGGCCTTGCGACTCTGCTGGTGGTCAAGCTCGTCATCTGGTCGATCGGGCTCGGGTCGGGGACCAGCGGCGGGATCCTCGCCCCGCTGCTGATCATGGGCGCCGCGATGGGCGGCCTGATGAGCCCCGTCCTGCCGGGTGGGTCGCCCGCGACGTGGGCGCTGATGGGGATGGCTGCCACCCTCGCCGGGGTCACGCGATCGCCGTTCACCGCGATCGTGTTCGCGTTCGAGCTGACCCACGACACGGGCTCGCTCCTGCCTCTCCTGGTCGCGTGCGCCATCGCCCACCTCGTCAGCACGCTGGTCCTCAAGAGGTCGATCCTCACCGAGAAGGTGGCCAGGCGCGGGTTCCACGTCGTGCGCGAGTACCAGGTCGAACCCCTCGAGGCCGTCTTCGTCCGGGAGGCGATGATCACCGACGTGCTGGCGATCAAACCGGACGAGCCGCTGCGCAACCTGCGCGAGCAGCTCATCGAGATGCCGTCTCTTCGCCGGCAGCGGATGTATCCAGTCGTTGGTGGAACGGCGATGGTCGGCGCTGTGCTCCTGTCCGATCTGTCGCGTCTGGCGGCCACGGACTCGGTGGGCCCGCTCGCCGGCGACGTGGCGAGGAAGAACGTGATCGTGGCGCACCCCGACGAGACCCTGCGGGCCGTTGCCGACCGCATGGCCGAGCACGCGGTGGGCGCGTTGCCGGTCGTCGAGCACGGCCGCAACGACCGCCTCGTCGGAATCATCACCGAGTTCGACCTGCTGAAGGCACGCCAGCGCCAGCTCGTCGAGGAGCGCAACCGAGAGAGGGTGCTGCGCTTCGGTCGTGCGGCTGCGCGCCCGATGCCGAGCCAAGCGGGTGTTCTTGATTCCGGATGACGCCGAGTCCTGGCAGGATTGAGCCTCGATGCCGAAGGCCAGCTCCCCGAGCTCAGCGTCCAAGGGTCCGGTCACCGATGCGGAGTACCAGGCACTCGCAAGGTTCCGGCGCGCGCTGAGGTCCTTTCTGTACTTCTCCGAGCAGGCCGCCAAAGACGCGGGGCTCACCCCTTCGCAGCACCAGTTGATGCTCGCCATACGCGGAGCCGAGACCGGGCAGGCGCCGACGATCGGAGAGGTCGCGGGTTGGATGAAACTGCGGCATCACTCGACCGTGGAGCTGGTCGACCGCGCCGAGGCTGCGGGCCTCGTGCAACGGATCCAGGACAGCGAAGACCAGCGCAGGCAGAGGCTGGTTCTCACCAAACAGGGTCAGGCGAAACTCGCGGCGTTGTCGACGCTGCACAGGGAGGAGCTGCGGCGATTCCGGGAGGAAGGCCTCGTACCGCTCAATCACCTGTAGCGCCGGTGATCGAACCTCTGCGCAAGGGCGAACCGTATCCGGGCCGGCGACCACCGGTCCGCGAGCAGTGGCGCGAGCTGCCTTTGGCCATGAGGGTGGTAGTGACGGCCGTGCCCGCCCTGATCGTGATCCTGGTGCTGGCGTTGAACCTCGCCGCGGGCGTCGCAGCCGCCGTGCTGGTCGTCG from Acidimicrobiales bacterium encodes:
- a CDS encoding ISKra4 family transposase, with translation GVIEGACRHVVKDRMDITGARWSAQGAEAVLKLRAVKTNGDFDTYWRHHLQREQQRNHHSRYANQLIPAAA
- a CDS encoding MarR family winged helix-turn-helix transcriptional regulator — encoded protein: MPKASSPSSASKGPVTDAEYQALARFRRALRSFLYFSEQAAKDAGLTPSQHQLMLAIRGAETGQAPTIGEVAGWMKLRHHSTVELVDRAEAAGLVQRIQDSEDQRRQRLVLTKQGQAKLAALSTLHREELRRFREEGLVPLNHL
- a CDS encoding chloride channel protein, whose product is MGPSEPSSPSSDSAAAQNAASNGGTAADPGSQPDTMLSPPAGEVQPRSAAPFERSLGDFSVTPSVWVPLLLSLLAGAVSAGLALGLLDLIGLFTHLFYYGTVGVTLVQPTTHHLGWLSVFVPIGGGLVIGAVAYWGSERIRGHGIPEAMETILVGGSKVEPRLAILKPLSSAVSIGTGGPFGAEGPIILTGGALGSVIAQFFHLSASERRTLLVAGACGGMAAVFGTPVAATLFGIELLVFEWKPRSMVPIAVAVAVAETIRGVFSAHHLLGAAPLFPVPPHGAFSSLDVAAAASVGLAGGLLAWVLTVAVYGAEDAFKKLPIHWAWWPAIGGLVIGLGGLVEPRALGVGYASIDAELGGRIALAGLATLLVVKLVIWSIGLGSGTSGGILAPLLIMGAAMGGLMSPVLPGGSPATWALMGMAATLAGVTRSPFTAIVFAFELTHDTGSLLPLLVACAIAHLVSTLVLKRSILTEKVARRGFHVVREYQVEPLEAVFVREAMITDVLAIKPDEPLRNLREQLIEMPSLRRQRMYPVVGGTAMVGAVLLSDLSRLAATDSVGPLAGDVARKNVIVAHPDETLRAVADRMAEHAVGALPVVEHGRNDRLVGIITEFDLLKARQRQLVEERNRERVLRFGRAAARPMPSQAGVLDSG